Proteins encoded together in one Lathyrus oleraceus cultivar Zhongwan6 chromosome 5, CAAS_Psat_ZW6_1.0, whole genome shotgun sequence window:
- the LOC127086241 gene encoding diphthamide biosynthesis protein 3, with protein MSYDDVEIEDMEWNEELQSYTYPCPCGDLFQITKEDLKLGEEIAGCPSCSLYITVIYNMEDFLGDSDQNRTNKGLQPSKQAVTVA; from the coding sequence ATGTCGTACGATGATGTAGAAATCGAAGACATGGAGTGGAACGAGGAGTTGCAGTCATACACGTATCCTTGTCCATGTGGGGATCTGTTCCAGATCACAAAGGAAGATCTCAAGCTTGGCGAGGAGATTGCTGGCTGCCCTAGTTGCTCCCTCTACATCACTGTTATCTACAACATGGAAGATTTTCTTGGCGATTCTGATCAAAATAGAACAAACAAGGGTCTTCAGCCCTCCAAACAAGCTGTCACCGTTGCTTGA
- the LOC127086243 gene encoding ATP-dependent 6-phosphofructokinase 3, with protein MLDSATSYVSDSLLEDVPHLSDYIPDLPTYPDPLQDNPSYAVVKQYYVNQDDTVAQQIVVHKNSSRGTLFRRAGPAQKVYFDSKEVYACIVTCGGLCPGLNTVIRELVCGLYHMYGVHKVLGIEGGYRGFYSRNTIPLTPKIVNDIHKRGGTILKTSYGGHDTSKIVDSIQDRGINQVYILGGFGTQNEAAMIFEEIRRRGLKVAVVGIPKTIDNDIPVIDKSIGFDTAVEEAQRAINSAHVEAESAENGIGVVKLMGHCSGFIAMYATFASRDVDCCLIPESPFYLEGPGGVLEFIEKRLREQGHMVIVIAEGAGQELILPSDKSNKNRPDAASDDLFHDVSLWLSLKIKDHFARSKKMAINLKYIDPTYMIRAIPSNASDNVFCTLLAQSAIHGAMAGYTGFTVGPVNGRNCYIPFHASYCDSLISHPHSFSNHSETHAIEQLSLSFKL; from the exons ATGCTAGATTCTGCAACTTCCTATGTTTCTGACTCTTTACTTGAGGATGTTCCTCACTTGTCTGATTACATCCCTGATCTTCCT ACATATCCTGACCCATTACAAGATAATCCTTCTTATGCAGTTGTCAA ACAGTATTATGTGAATCAAGATGATACCGTTGCGCAACAG ATAGTTGTTCATAAAAATAGTTCAAGAGGGACACTTTTTCGACGCGCTGGACCTGCTCAGAAG GTATATTTTGATTCAAAGGAAGTGTATGCTTGTATTGTTACATGTGGTGGTCTTTGTCCTGGTTTGAATACAGTGATTAGAGAATTAGTTTGTGGATTATACCATATGTATGGAGTGCACAAAGTTTTGGGAATTGAG GGTGGATATAGAGGTTTTTACTCGAGAAATACAATTCCTTTAACACCAAAGATTGTCAACGATATCCACAAACGCGGTGGAACCATTTTGAAGACATCGTATGGAGGACATGATACCTCAAAGATTGTCGACAGTATTCAGGATCGAGGCATTAATCAGGTTTATATACTCGGAGGATTCGGAACTCAAAACGAAGCAGCTATGATTTTTGAG GAAATTAGAAGACGAGGATTGAAAGTTGCAGTGGTTGGAATTCCGAAAACTATTGATAATGATATTCCT GTTATTGACAAGTCAATTGGTTTTGACACTGCTGTTGAAGAGGCACAAAGAGCTATTAATTCTGCTCATGTTGAAGCAGAGAGTGCTGAGAATGGTATTGGTGTTGTGAAGTTAATGGGGCATTGCAGTG GATTTATAGCCATGTATGCAACTTTTGCAAGCCGGGATGTGGACTGTTGTTTGATTCCGGAATCACCATTTTACCTTGAGGGACCAGGTGGAGTATTGGAGTTCATTGAGAAAAGACTGAGAGAACAAGGACACATGGTTATAGTAATAGCGGAAGGTGCAGGTCAGGAGCTAATTCTTCCTAGTGACAAATCTAATAAGAATAGGCCAGATGCTGCTTCAGATGACTTGTTTCATGATGTTAGTCTTTGGTTATCTCTGAAAATTAAG GATCACTTTGCAAGAAGTAAAAAAATGGCTAtaaatttgaagtacattg ATCCTACTTACATGATTCGTGCTATTCCAAGTAATGCGTCTGATAATGTGTTTTGCACCTTACTTGCTCAAAGTGCCATTCATGGCGCAATGGCTGGATACACAGGCTTCACAGTTGGCCCAGTTAATGGCCGAAACTGTTACATTCCATTTCATGCAAGTTATTGTGACTCTTTGATATCACATCCGCATAGTTTTAGTAATCACAGTGAAACACATGCAATCGAACAGCTAAGCTTAAGCTTCAAATTGTAG